Genomic window (Vibrio coralliirubri):
GAATGATGTTTTGCGTTGTAAGCAAGATAACACCAGTCGAGAACAGGATGAACATACCGCTCATTGCCAATGATAGTAGAGGCATTTGTAGGAAGATGTTTGCAACCATACCTACAAGTAGTACTACGAAACCAGCTAATAGCATGCCATTAAGGAACGACAGGTCACGCTTAGTTGTTAGTGCGTAAGCTGATGCGCCCATAAACGCCAGTGCTGTACCGCCAAGTGCAGTTAGGATGACATCACCCATGCCTGCGCCAACGTACATGTTTAAGATTGGACCGATGGTGTAGCCTAAGAAACCTGTAAATAGGAATGTGAAGACTAGACCCATGCTGTTGTCACGGTTCTTTTCTGTTAGGAAAAGTAGGCCGTAGAAGCCAACTAGCATGATAATAAGACCCGGGCGAGGAAGGTTCATCGCCATGGATACGCCTGCTACAACAGCAGACCAAAGTAGTGTCATAGACAGTAATGCGTAGGTGTTACGCAACACTTTATTGGTTTGCAGAGCACTTTCTTGAGATGCTGTGCGTGAAAACATAGGGCTGTTCATAATCTTCCTCGTAAGGTGACTTCAATAGTTATTAGTACATTTATGGGGGTGAAAGTTCGAAAAATCAAGTCTCTCATTCCTCTTGTATACGTAAAATAATAATCAAAATAGTCGGTTAAGTGTTTCTGAAGGTGTAACAAAGTATTTCTTAAAGTGCAGTTAAGGTTCGTTGTTCAATTTTAATCGCACTGAATCGCTGTTTATAATCTTGAAAAACTAATTATAACACTGAAAACAAAGAGGCGACCTAAGCCGCCTCTGTAGTTTATGCATCATAACACATTAGTGGTGTAAGATTTGGCTTAAGAAGTTCTGCGTTCTGTCTGATTGTGGGTTTTCAAAGAAATCGACAGGGTTGTTCTCTTCTATGATTTCACCGGCATCCATGAAGATAACGCGATCCGCGACCTCTTTAGCAAAGCCCATCTCGTGCGTTACACAAAGCATCGTCATGCCTTCTTCTGCAAGCTCAACCATTACGTCTAACACCTCACGAACCATTTCTGGATCGAGCGCCGACGTTGGCTCATCAAACAGCATCACTTGAGGGTTCATACACAAAGAGCGAGCGATAGCTACACGCTGCTGTTGACCACCTGAAAGCTGACCTGGGAACTTGTCCGCTTGCTCTGGGATTTTAACTCGCTCTAGGTACTTCATTGCAATCGCTTCGGCTTCTTCTTTTGGCATCTTTTTGACCCAAATAGGGGCCAGAGTACAGTTCTCTAATACCGTCAGATGTGGAAACAGATTGAAGTGCTGGAAACACATGCCGACATCTCGGCGAACGGCTTCAATGTTCTTTAGATCTTCCGTTAATTCATTACCTGAAACGAAGATATGACCTTTTTGGTGCTCTTCTAATCGGTTTATGCAGCGGATCATCGTTGATTTACCAGAGCCTGAAGGGCCACAGATAACGATTTTCTCGCCTTTTTTCACTTCTAGATTGATGTTCTTAAGTACGTGGAATTCACCGTACCACTTGTTCATGTCTTTCAACTCGATCATAAGACCTTGAGAGTTGTTTTCTGTCTGCTGCGTCATAATACGTCCTTGATCTTGTTAATTATCGTTTGTGACCGGTGTGAAGTCTGTTTTCTAGCCATATCGAATATCTCGACATGCCAAAACAAAACACCCAGAACACTAACGCGACAAATACATAACTTTCTGTTGAATACCCAAGCCATTCAGGGTCGGTATTCGCGGCTTGGCCAATCCCTAGTACATCAAACATACCAATGATCAAAACAAGACTGGTATCTTTAAACAAACCAATGAAGGTGTTCACAATTGAAGGAATCGTGATTTTAAGAGCTTGAGGTAGAATGATAAGCCCAGTCTTTTTCCAGTAGCTTAACCCCAGAGCATCAGCTGCTTCGTATTGGCCTTTTGGTATTGCTTGTAAACCACCACGAATTACTTCGGCCATGTAGGCTGCACTGAATAGTACTACCCCAACAAGTGCTCGAATCAGCTTATCGGTTTCTGTCCCTTCTGATAAAAAGAGTGGCAGCATTACTGAAGCCATGAATAGAACTGTAATGAGCGGTACGCCACGCCAAATTTCGATGTATACGGTACACATACTGCGAATGATCGGCATCTCTGAGCGACGCCCAAGAGCAAGTGCAACACCAATAGGGAGTGACACTACAATACCAACAAGTGCGATGACCAGTGTAACCAATAGGCCGCCCCATTTATGGGTATCAACAACTTCTAACCCAAAGACGCCACCGTATAGCAAGCCGGCAATGATAAATGGGTAGATGTTGACGAAGAACAACCAAATCCACGTGCGTTTAGGTGTTTTTTCATAAGCCAGTAAGGCTACAAAAATGGCCAACGTTGCGTAGAAGAGGCGAGGTCGCCAAAGTTCAGCTTCTGGGTAGAAGCCATACATGAATTGGTCCCAACGAACGCTGATAAAAACCCAACAAGCGCCTTCGCTAGTACAGGCATCGCGTGTGGTTCCTATCCAGTCGGCACTGATGAATGCCCAATCCGCTATTGCCCATAATAGGGTGAAAGCAAAGTAAGCAAGAATCACAGTGACGACGCTGTTAACAGGTCCATTAAATAGATTTTTTCTTAACCAACCGACTGGCCCAACGGTATTCGCTGGAGGCGGAAGATCAGGTTGAAATTGATGTGTACTCATCTTATCTCTCCACCAACGCTACTTTGCGGTTGTATATGTTCATTAGAGCGGACGTTAATAGGCTCAAGGTTAGGTAGACGCCCATTGTCATCGCGATTACTTCGATAGCTTGTCCAGTTTGGTTCAGTGTTGTTCCTGCAAATACAGAGACAAGATCAGGATAACCAATGGCCATCGCAAGTGATGAGTTTTTGGTCAGGTTTAGATACTGACTGGTTAGTGGTGGGATAATGATTCTTAATGCTTGTGGAATAATGACAAGCTTTAGAGTTCTAGAACGTGGGATGCCTAGAGACATCGCAGCCTCAGTTTGCCCATGGTTTACCGCGTTAATACCTGAACGAACAATCTCAGCAATGAACGCTGCTGTGTAGATACTTAAAGCGAGCATCAATGCAGCAAGCTCAGGGATTATGGTAACACCACCCTTGAAGTTAAACCCTTTCAACACAGGGTAATCTGCAGAGATAGGCATGCCCATAACAAAGTAAGTTACCAACGGTAAGCCTAAAATCAACGCAGCGGCAATTCGCAACATTGGTGTTTGTTGGCCGGTCAGTTTCTGTCTGTTCTTCGCCCAGATGTTGATAATAAACGTAGCGATAATACCGACAATCAATGATGCGATGACAATGCTACTGCCTTGCTCAAAGACTGGAGCAGGGAAGTACAATCCACGTACGTTCAAGAAAATTGCTTCACCTAGACTCATACTTTGACGAGCAGAAGGCAAGGCTTGTAGAACGGCGAAATACCAGAAAAAGATTTGTAATAGAAGAGGGATATTTCGGAATATCTCAATGTAGACAGCTGCAAATCGGCTAACTAGCCAGTTTGAAGAGAGTCTAGCGATACCCATACTAAAGCCCAGCACTGTAGCTAGCATAATGCCGAGTACTGAAACTAAAGCGGTATTGAGAAGACCGATAAAGAATGTACGACCGTATGAGAAGGTCTCGTCGTATTCAATCAGTGTTAAGCCGATACCAAAACCAGCTTCTTGGGAGAGAAAATCAAAACCAGTGGTGATACCACGGGAATCTAAGTTTGTGAGTGCATTATTTACAATCGTGTAAAAGAAAGCACAAAGCGCCCCGACGGCGATAATTTGGAAAATGATGGAGCGAAAAGTGGGGTTGTAAAATAAGTTGGCACTTTTGGGCTGTGGCTTTGCCTGAGCTGGAGAAATAGTTTCATTAGGTTTCATACTACTATAACCTCAAATCCATTTAATAAATAGGGCGGAAAACTCCGCCCTAGTTGATGCTTGAAAATTTATTAACGGATTGGTGGAGCGTACATAAAGCCGCCCGCATTCCATAATGCATTTACACCACGAGAGATCTGAAGTGGAGAACCTGTACCAACAGTACGCTCAAAACTCTCACCGTAGTTACCAACTTGCTTAATTACTTGGTAACCCCAGTCGTCGCGAATGCCAAGGCCTTTACCTTTAGGACCGTCTACACCAAGAATACGTTTGATGTTTGGATCTTTTGACTTAAGCATTTCGTCTGCATTTTTAGAAGAGATGCCGTATTCTTCCGCGTTAATCATTGCTGAAAGTGTCCACTTAGCAACGTTAAACCATTTATCATCATCTTGACGAACAACAGGGCCTAGAGGCTCTTTAGAGATGATTTCAGGAAGTACTTCTGCAGATTTAGGATCAGCTAGGTTTAGACGAAGTGCGTATAGACCAGATTGGTCAGTCGTTAGCACGTCACAACGACCTGCGTCGAAACCTTTAGATGTTTGTGCTGCCGTATCGAATACCACTGGCTTGTAAGACATGCCACTGTTACGGAAGTAATCGGCTAGGTTAAGTTCAGTTGTTGTACCTGATTGAACACATACAGAAGCGCCATCAAGCTCTTGAGCACTTGTTAGGCCAAGTTCTTTCTTAACCATGAAGCCTTGACCATCGTAGTAGTTAACGCCTACGAAGTTCAGACCTAGAGCAGTGTCACGATGTAATGTCCATGTTGTGTTACGAGATAGTACGTCGATTTCGCCAGATTGAAGCGCAGTAAAACGCTCTTTTGCTGTTAGAGGTACATACTTAACTTTAGTCTTGTCACCGAGTACAGCCGCTGCAAGAGCTTGACAATACTCAACATCAATTCCTTCCCATTCACCTTTTGAGTTAGGGTTAGAGAACCCTGGAAGACCGGTACTTACACCACAAGTTAGAAAACCTTGAGATGTGACTTTGTCCAGAGTGCTTTCTGCCGCTGATGCCGATGTTGCCATCATCGCAGTTGATGCAGCTACTACTGAAGCAAGAAGTGTTAGTTTATTTGTCATTTGTATCCTTCCTTGTTAACCAGGTGACACCTGATACTCGTGCTCGTTTGAGTTTCTCTATGTGTTGCGTTTTCTATGACCTTGTTGTTCAAATTAAACGAGTTGCATTTTGCAAATGAAACTGTGTGCGATTTAAACAACTGTTTATAAGGTTAGGAAAGGATCCGTAGTTTCACAAATGTATAATTTAAAAAGAATTTTGAATGAAATCACAAATCCGAACACAATTAGAATGACCAAATGTTAAGTGAATGTAAATAGTGCAACAGTTCACACTGTTGGTGCAACAAGATTTAGGTTTTTATATTGATAATCGACTAGATAAATATTCTGAATCAACATC
Coding sequences:
- a CDS encoding Bax inhibitor-1/YccA family protein, with product MNSPMFSRTASQESALQTNKVLRNTYALLSMTLLWSAVVAGVSMAMNLPRPGLIIMLVGFYGLLFLTEKNRDNSMGLVFTFLFTGFLGYTIGPILNMYVGAGMGDVILTALGGTALAFMGASAYALTTKRDLSFLNGMLLAGFVVLLVGMVANIFLQMPLLSLAMSGMFILFSTGVILLTTQNIIRGGETNYISATISLYVSIYNIFISLLSILGIMGSDD
- a CDS encoding amino acid ABC transporter ATP-binding protein, whose amino-acid sequence is MTQQTENNSQGLMIELKDMNKWYGEFHVLKNINLEVKKGEKIVICGPSGSGKSTMIRCINRLEEHQKGHIFVSGNELTEDLKNIEAVRRDVGMCFQHFNLFPHLTVLENCTLAPIWVKKMPKEEAEAIAMKYLERVKIPEQADKFPGQLSGGQQQRVAIARSLCMNPQVMLFDEPTSALDPEMVREVLDVMVELAEEGMTMLCVTHEMGFAKEVADRVIFMDAGEIIEENNPVDFFENPQSDRTQNFLSQILHH
- a CDS encoding amino acid ABC transporter permease, whose protein sequence is MSTHQFQPDLPPPANTVGPVGWLRKNLFNGPVNSVVTVILAYFAFTLLWAIADWAFISADWIGTTRDACTSEGACWVFISVRWDQFMYGFYPEAELWRPRLFYATLAIFVALLAYEKTPKRTWIWLFFVNIYPFIIAGLLYGGVFGLEVVDTHKWGGLLVTLVIALVGIVVSLPIGVALALGRRSEMPIIRSMCTVYIEIWRGVPLITVLFMASVMLPLFLSEGTETDKLIRALVGVVLFSAAYMAEVIRGGLQAIPKGQYEAADALGLSYWKKTGLIILPQALKITIPSIVNTFIGLFKDTSLVLIIGMFDVLGIGQAANTDPEWLGYSTESYVFVALVFWVFCFGMSRYSIWLENRLHTGHKR
- a CDS encoding amino acid ABC transporter permease — encoded protein: MKPNETISPAQAKPQPKSANLFYNPTFRSIIFQIIAVGALCAFFYTIVNNALTNLDSRGITTGFDFLSQEAGFGIGLTLIEYDETFSYGRTFFIGLLNTALVSVLGIMLATVLGFSMGIARLSSNWLVSRFAAVYIEIFRNIPLLLQIFFWYFAVLQALPSARQSMSLGEAIFLNVRGLYFPAPVFEQGSSIVIASLIVGIIATFIINIWAKNRQKLTGQQTPMLRIAAALILGLPLVTYFVMGMPISADYPVLKGFNFKGGVTIIPELAALMLALSIYTAAFIAEIVRSGINAVNHGQTEAAMSLGIPRSRTLKLVIIPQALRIIIPPLTSQYLNLTKNSSLAMAIGYPDLVSVFAGTTLNQTGQAIEVIAMTMGVYLTLSLLTSALMNIYNRKVALVER
- a CDS encoding amino acid ABC transporter substrate-binding protein, whose product is MTNKLTLLASVVAASTAMMATSASAAESTLDKVTSQGFLTCGVSTGLPGFSNPNSKGEWEGIDVEYCQALAAAVLGDKTKVKYVPLTAKERFTALQSGEIDVLSRNTTWTLHRDTALGLNFVGVNYYDGQGFMVKKELGLTSAQELDGASVCVQSGTTTELNLADYFRNSGMSYKPVVFDTAAQTSKGFDAGRCDVLTTDQSGLYALRLNLADPKSAEVLPEIISKEPLGPVVRQDDDKWFNVAKWTLSAMINAEEYGISSKNADEMLKSKDPNIKRILGVDGPKGKGLGIRDDWGYQVIKQVGNYGESFERTVGTGSPLQISRGVNALWNAGGFMYAPPIR